One genomic region from Ralstonia pickettii DTP0602 encodes:
- a CDS encoding 2-ketogluconate transporter, protein MKGLDQAGAGTSVAIDAAPVTGAASIPAQRWWRIIPPILMVCIVSYMDRVNIAFAMPGGMGDALGIGASMAGLAGGIFFVGYLFLQIPGGKLAVRGSGRNFIAWSMLAWAVISVLTGLVRNEAELLILRFALGVAEGGMLPVVLTMVGNWFPDHERGRANALVILFVPIAGIITAPLSGLVIAALDWRWLFIVEGLISLACLGVWWKLACDRPEQARWISAEEKAYLLARLREEEQQAAAAGADVGQGAGGTRAVLAHILSQDVIWRLIAVNFLYQMGIYGYTLWLPTILKGLTGGGMGQVGMLAVLPYLGTMAGILAISSLSDRTGRRKAFVVWPLLGFAACLAGSVWWHDNTWLSYGLLVGSGFFLQSAAGVFWTLPPRLLAAEHAGVARGVINALGNLGGFCGPYAAGVLIERVGAGAGVYLLVAALLLASVLAATLPGRCR, encoded by the coding sequence ATGAAAGGCTTGGACCAAGCCGGCGCCGGCACGTCCGTCGCCATCGATGCGGCACCCGTTACCGGTGCCGCCAGCATTCCGGCCCAGCGCTGGTGGCGCATCATCCCGCCGATCCTGATGGTCTGCATCGTCTCGTACATGGATCGCGTCAATATCGCCTTCGCGATGCCGGGCGGGATGGGCGACGCGCTCGGCATCGGCGCCAGCATGGCCGGCCTGGCCGGCGGCATTTTCTTTGTCGGCTATCTCTTCCTGCAGATTCCCGGCGGCAAGCTGGCCGTGCGCGGCAGCGGGCGCAATTTCATCGCCTGGTCGATGCTGGCCTGGGCCGTCATTTCCGTGCTGACCGGACTGGTGCGCAACGAGGCCGAACTGCTGATTCTGCGCTTTGCGCTGGGGGTGGCCGAGGGCGGCATGCTGCCGGTGGTGCTGACCATGGTCGGCAACTGGTTTCCCGATCACGAACGCGGACGCGCCAACGCCCTGGTGATCCTGTTCGTGCCGATCGCCGGCATCATCACCGCGCCGCTGTCGGGCCTGGTGATCGCGGCGCTCGACTGGCGCTGGCTGTTTATCGTGGAAGGCCTGATTTCGCTGGCCTGCCTCGGGGTGTGGTGGAAGCTGGCCTGTGACCGGCCGGAGCAGGCGCGCTGGATTTCGGCCGAAGAGAAGGCTTATCTGCTGGCCCGCCTGCGCGAGGAAGAGCAGCAGGCGGCCGCCGCTGGCGCGGACGTGGGGCAGGGTGCCGGCGGCACGCGGGCGGTGTTGGCGCACATCCTGTCGCAGGACGTGATCTGGCGCCTGATCGCCGTCAATTTTCTCTACCAGATGGGGATCTACGGCTACACGCTGTGGCTGCCCACCATCCTGAAGGGCCTGACCGGAGGCGGCATGGGGCAGGTCGGCATGCTGGCCGTGCTGCCATATCTGGGCACCATGGCCGGCATCCTCGCGATCTCCTCGCTGTCCGACCGCACCGGCCGGCGCAAGGCTTTCGTGGTCTGGCCGCTGCTGGGTTTCGCCGCCTGCCTGGCCGGTTCGGTCTGGTGGCACGACAATACCTGGCTGTCCTATGGCCTGCTGGTCGGCAGTGGCTTCTTCCTGCAGTCCGCAGCGGGGGTGTTCTGGACCCTGCCACCGCGGCTGCTGGCCGCCGAGCACGCGGGCGTGGCGCGCGGCGTGATCAATGCGCTCGGCAACCTGGGCGGATTCTGCGGCCCTTACGCGGCGGGCGTGCTGATCGAGCGCGTCGGCGCGGGCGCCGGTGTCTACCTGCTGGTCGCCGCGCTGCTACTGGCCAGCGTCCTGGCCGCTACCTTGCCGGGGCGGTGCCGATGA